In the Thermus antranikianii DSM 12462 genome, CTTCCAGATCCGCTGGTTCAGCGCCCCCTTGCGGATGATGCGGGTTTCCTTCAGCGAGACCCTGGGGGCGATCCGCGAGCGCGCCTACGGCTTTGGCGGGCAGATCACGCCCTTTCAGGCCACCATGGTGGCCCTCTCCGCCACGGTGGGAACCGGGCACCTTTTGGGTATGCTGGCGGCGGTCCTCATAGGGGGTCCAGGGGCGGTTTTCTGGATGTGGCTGGGCTACTTCTTCGGCACCGGTACCAAGTTCGCTGAGGCCACCTTGGCGGTTCATTTCCGCCGCCGCTATGCCGATGGCTCGGTTTCCGGCGGGCCCATGTACTACCTGTACCGGGGTCTCCCCAGGCTTCGTTTTCTGGCCTACTTCTTCGCCTTCTTCGCCGCCGTGGCCGCTTTTGGCATCGGCAACCTCTCCCAAGCTGGGGCGGTGGGGGGCGCCCTGGCTCCCCTAGGGGTACCTCCGGCTTTGGTGGGCCTTTTCCTGGCCCTGCTGGTGGGGGTGGTGCTGGGTGGAGGCATCGTGTGGGTAGCCCGTTTCGCCCAAGTGGTGGTGCCCTTGAAGCTCCTTCTCTTTTTGGTGGCGGTGGTTCCCCTTTTGGTGGTTTACGGGGGCCAGCTTCCGGAGGCCCTGGCCCTGGTCTTCCAGGCGGCCTTCAACCCGGAGGCAGCCTTGGGAGGGGCAGCGGGGTATAGCCTCTTCGCCGCCATCAACGCCGGGCTTGGCCGGGGCATCTTCGCCAACGAGGCGGGCTTGGGCTCCGCGCCCATCGCCCACGCCCAGGCCCAGGTGGACCATCCCGTGCGCCAGGGCTTCTGGGGGGTTACCGAGATGTTCGTGAGCTTCCTGGTGACCAGCCTAACCGCCCTTACCTTCATCGCCTCGGGGCTTTGGCGAGAGGGGGGAAGTGCTGCTGAGGCGGCGGGTGCCCTTTTCCAAGCCCATCCCCTAGGGGGGTTTGTCCTGGCCGTCACCGTGGCGGTTTTTGCCCTGGGGACCATGGTCTCCTGGGGATTTTACGGGGAGGAGGCTGCGGCCTTCCTCTTCGGGGAGGGGATCCGCTGGCCCTACCGCCTCACCTTCGCCGTCTTGGCCTTTGTGGGGCCTTTGGGGGGCCTCGAGGCCTTCTTGGCCATCTCCGACACCCTAAACGGCTTCATGGCCATACCCAACCTCCTGGGCCTCATCCTCCTGGGGCCGGTGGTGGGCCGGCTGGTCTACGGCTTCTTCCGGGGCGAGCCCTGGATACCACCCCGCTGACCGGCGGTTTTTCCAAGGGACGGTTCTCGTTCAATGGAATAGCGCCCGTATGGCCTTTTCCAGCTCCTCTCCCGTTTTGCGGTCCAGGGTGAGCTTGACCCTGAGGGCCACCCGTAAGGCTTCCTCCTCGAGGGCCTCCCGGCTTTGGCACCCCTCCAGGCTGGCCACAAAGGGGTCGGCCTTGGAGCCGAGCCGGGTTTTGAGGAGGCCCACCAACTTCTGGCAAAGCTCCTTGGCGCCCTCCACGGGCAGGATCAAGCCCCGCTTGAGAAGAGCGGCCAGGATGGCGTAGGCCTCCTCCCCGAGGCCGCTTTCCCGCACCACCTCCTCCTCGGTGCGCCGACCGTCGCAAAGGGTGTAGACCCGCCACTCCTCGGGGGTGGGCTTCCAGTCGGTTTCCGGAGGGTTGGGGTTACGGCGAAAGACCATGGCTCCATGGCTACAAGGAGGCCACGATGGCATCCAACAAGCGCAGGACCATGTAGACGAAGACCGCCCCCAAAAGGAGGATCAGGGAGAGGAGGAAGAGGAGAAGGCTGCTGGGCTCACTCCAGGTGAGAATCAGGACCACCAGGTAGGCCAGGGCAAAGAAGACGATGAGCCCTAGCATTTTCCCGCCCCTTTCTCCTATGACCCCGCCGGGGATGGCCCGCTTTAGCCGAAAGCCGTAGAGGACGTTATAGACCATGATCAAAAGGCCTAAGAGCAGCGAGAACTTTTCCATGGCTCCATTCTAGCCTTTCCATTCCCGGATGGGTATCAGCTCTCCCCCCTCAATGCGTTTGCGCACGGGGCGGTAGCGGGTGTCGAACCAGATTTCCAGGACCGCCCGGTCCAGGCTCTTGGGAGCCACGATCTCCTTGCGCACGTAGTAGCCTCCTTCCACCGGGCTGATCTCCATGCTCTTGGAGAGCCTAAGCTCCACCACTTCGCCGCTTTTCGTGCGCACCCGCACCCGGAAGGCCAAAGGGCCTTCGGGCTTCACATGGGGGTCTTTACGGAAGAACCACATGCCTAGGCCTCCTTGAGATCGGCCACCTGGGCTCCTGTGAGGGCCAGAAGTTCCTCTGGGGTCAGGGAGAAGAGGGCCTTGGGGGTACCCCCTGCGGCCCAAACCAGGGGGTAAACCAGGAGGTCCTGATCCAAAAAGGCCGGAAGAGGGGTTTCGTGCCCCACAGGGGGCACCCCGCCGATGGCGTAGCCGGTCAGGGCGCGCACCTCCTCCGGGGTGGCCCGCCTCAGGGCTTCGCCCGTGACCTTTTGGGCCTTGGATGGGTCCAGGCGGTTCCTACCGCTTATCAGGAAGAGGTAGGCCCCTTTTTCTCCCAAGAAGATCAGGCTTTTCACAATCTGACCCACCTCGGCCCCCACGGCCTCTGCCGCCTCCTGGGCGGTGCGGGTGGAGGTGGGAAGCTCCACCACCCTTAGGTGGCCGAATCCCTTTTCCTCCAAGGCCCTTTGTACCTTCTTTGCAGAAGGGGAGAGGTTCATAAGGCATAGAGGAGTTCGGCCAGAAGGGCCACGCGCCTGGGGATTTCTGAAACCACCACGTACTCGGTCTTCTGGTGGGCGTCGCCTCCAAAGAGACCGAGGCCATCCAGGGTGGGCACCCCAAGGGCGGCGGTGAAGTTGCCGTCCGATCCCCCGCCCACCCGTCCCGGGCGCAAGGAGAGGCCCAGGGCCTCGCCGATGGCCCGGGCCTTCTCGAAGAGGGCCAGGCTTTCCGCCGTGGGCTCCATGGGAGGGCGGTTAAGGCCACCGGAAAGCTCCAGCCTGGCCCCGGGGAGGATGGGGGTGAGGTTTTTGAGGCCCTCCTCCACCCGCTTCACCTCCTCCAGGGTCCAGGCCCGGAGGTCGATCTCCACCCAGGCTTCCTCCGCCACCACGTTGCTCACCGTGCCCCCCGCCACCACGTTGGGGCCCAGGGTGGTGCCCTTTGCCCGGTCCTCGAGGGCCGCCACCTTCACGATCTGGTGGGCGAGTTCCAGGATGGCGTTCACCCCCTTTTCCGGCTCCACTCCTTGGTGGGCAGCCTTGCCCAGGGCCTTAAGCCGGTAAAGCCCTACCCCTTTTCGGGCCACCTTGAGGTCCCCTTCCGACGTGGGGGGCTCGAGGACCAACACCGCCCGGGCCTTCCTGGCGGCGGCCTCGATGAGGGGCCGGCTTTCCTTGGAGCCGATTTCCTCGTCAGGGGTGAAGAGGATTTCCAAAGAGGGGAGCTTCCTTCCCGTGGCCTCCGCGTGGCGAAGGGCATAGAGCAAGGCCACGATGCCTCCTTTCATGTCGTAGACCCCGGGCCCCACCGCCCGGTCCCTTTCCACACGGAAGGGCTCGGGGAAGCTTCCCTTGGGATGGACGGTGTCGTAGTGGCAAAGCACCAGGACCGGGGCCCCTTCCCCTTCCCGCTTCAAGAGCAGAATGGGGCCCAAGGGGGTGTCCTTGCGGGAAAGCCGCCCCTGGAGGGGCCCGAAGGCCTCTTCCAGGAAGGCCGCCGCTTCCATTAGGCCCTTCAGGTCCTTGGAGGGGGATTCCCGGCGCACGAAGGCCTCGAGGTCCTTCAAGAACTCAGGGAGCTTCGCCTGCATCCAGGCTAGGGTTTCCATGGGCTCATTATGACCCAACCCCAAGAGGCCTGGTGCCTCTTGGCAAGGGGGCCTCCCCGTGGTATAAAGGAAGGGTATGCCCTTCGGGGCCGGTTCACACGGAAGCGGGGAGTGAGGCTTCTCCCCCTCCTTTTCGTGTGGACGTGCGCAAAATGCGCCCGCCTTCTCTGGAAGGCGTGTAAGGAGGAAAGAGGCGGCATGGAAGAAAAGGCGATCCAGGTCAGCGAAGCCAACTTGACCCCAGGCCAGACCTTCAGCATGGAGGAGGCCCTTCAGGAAACCGAGGCCCGCTTGGAAAAGCGCGTGCGCCCGGGCCAGATCCTGACGGGCAAGGTGGTCCTGGTGGGTTCGGAGGGTGTGGCGGTAGATATCGGCGCGAAGACGGAAGGCACCATTCCCTTTAACGAGCTTACGGAGAAGTCCCTTCCCGAGGAGGAGCTACGGGCTCTTTTCAAGCCTGGGGACCAGGTGCGGGTCCAGGTGATCAAGGTGGACCCCGAAACGGGCCAGGTTCTTCTTTCCCGCAAGCGGGTGGAGGCCACGGAGCACTGGGACCGCATCCGGGAGCTTTATGAGAAGGGCGAGCCGGTGACCGTCACCGTAAAGGAGAAGGTCAAGGGAGGCGTGGTTGCCGACCTGGATGGCGTGTCCGCCTTCATCCCTGCTTCGCAGCTGGACCTCAAGCGCATCCCCAACCTGGATGCTTACGTGGGCCAGCAGATCCTGGTGAAGATCATCGAGTTTAACCGCAAGAAGGGGCGGGTTCTCCTCTCCCGTCGGGCGGTTTTGGAAGAGGAACAGAAGCGGGCCAAGGAGGCCTTTTTCCAAAGCCTGCAGCCCGGCCAGGTGGTGGAGGGTACGGTGGTGGACGTCACCGACTTCGGGGCCTTCGTGAACCTGGGCCCGGTGGACGGCCTGGTGCACCGTTCCGAGATCACCTGGGGGCGGTTTAACCACCCCAAGGAGGTCATCCACAAGGGGCAGAAGGTGCGGGCCCAGGTGGTTTCCGTGGACCCCGAGAAGGAGCGGGTCAACCTTTCCATCAAGGCCCTGATCCCCGATCCCTGGACCACCGTGGCCGAGAAGTACCCGGTGGGAAGCCGGGTCCGGGGCAAGGTGGTGGGCCTCACCCAGTTCGGGGCCTTCGTGGAGGTGGAGCCTGGCCTCGAGGGGCTCATCCACATCTCCGAACTCTCCTGGACCAAAAGGCCCAAGCACCCCTCCGAGGTGGTGAAAGAGGGGGACGAGGTGGAAGCGGTGGTCCTTCGGCTGGACCCCAGTGAGCGCCGCCTTTCCCTAGGGCTCAAGCAGACCCAGCCCGATCCCTGGCAGCTCCTCACCGAGAAGTATCCCCCGGGCACCGTGGTGAAGGGCAAGATCACCGGAATCACCGATTTTGGGGTCTTCGTGGAGCTGGAGCCCGGCATGGAGGGGCTGGTCCACGTTTCCGAGCTGGATCACGGGCGTATCGAAAACCCCGCTGCCCTCTTCAAGAAGGGGGAGGAGATGGAGGTGGTGGTCCTCAACATCGACCCCGTGGAGCAGCGGATCTCCCTCTCCCGCAAGCGCCTTCTGCCCCCGCCGCCTCCTAAGGCCGAGGAGGAGCGGCCTCGCCGGGCCAAGGGCAAGGAGGCCCGGGGCAAGAGAAAGCCTGGACCCCGCCGGGCGGTAAAAGAGGAGCGCCGGGAATACGAGTATGGGGCCGTGGCCGAGTACAACCTGTACGATGCTTCGGCGGTGCCCACCACAGGCGCCAGTGTGAAGCTGGGCGACCTCTACGGCGACCTGCTGGCGAGCCTGGGCCTCGAGGAGGAAAAGACCTCTTAGGTTGTAGGGAGAACGCTAGGGCCCCCGCCTGTGGCGGGGGCCCTCTTTCTAAGGCTACGGGGGCCTAAGCCTTATGCGGGATTCTTTCTTTTCCGTAGAAGATGCGGAGCAAGGTGTAGGAAACGATGTAGGTGAGCAGGGGACCGCCCAGAACCAGGGTCCAGAGCACAGCGTTGTTTCCCAGGATGGAGCCCTGTTGCTGGAAGTCGATCTTGTACCCCGCCAGGGTGGCCATGAGGAAGAAGACCAAAAGGGAGAGGATGACGCTGGTGCGCACCGGATGCTCTGAGGGAAGCTCCATGTAGCGCATCTTGTCCTTGCGGGTGTCCACGAAGGGCAAAAGAAGCCCCACCAGGCCCAGGATCCCCGGGATCACCACCCCCCCGATGAACTCCGGTCCTATGGTGGCCCCGAAGAGGTGGAACTCCCAGCTGGAGGGGATGATCTGCAGGATGCCGTAGATCCAGAGGAAGTACCAGTCGGGCTTGACCGCAGGGGTATTGGGCGTGGGAGGGCCGAAGGCCTCGATGGGGTGGGCCAGGAAGGCCCCGGCGATCATGGTCATGATGCCCACGTACAGGGCGAAGAGGATGCCCATCATCACCAGCTGTTGGGGGTACATGGGTACCCCGAGGATCTTTCCGGGGGCTACCCTTTCTGCATACCGGGGCTGGGTGTGCTTCTGCTTCATCATGATGGCCAGGTGGACCCCGATGAGGGCCATGAGGAGGAGGGGGAGCCAGAGGACGTGGAGACTGTAAAGCCGGGGGATGGACTTCTCTGAGCCCGGGAACTCCCCGCCGAACATCACCTGGGCCAGGGTGGTTCCCACCCAGGGGATGGAGTTTGCGATTCCGTAGCCGATGCGGGTGGCGGTGACCGCGTAGTTGTCATAGGGAAGGGCATAGCCGGTGAAGGCGGTGACCACCGCCAGGCCCAAAAGGGCCAGGCCCACCAGGTAGTTGAGCTCCCGGGGTTTCTTGTAGGCCCCCGAGAGGAGGATGCGGAGCATGTGCAAGAAGGCGGCGGCGATCATCACGTGGGCCGACCAATGGTGGAGGCTACGGATCACCGCCCCGAAGGGAAGGCTGTCTATGTAGAGGACGCTGGCGTAAGCAGCGGGTACGGTGCGGCCGTCGGGGAGCTTGACCTCCCGGATGGAAGGCTCAAAGTTCAAGGTGAGGAAGATGCCGGTGAGCACCAGGACGACGAAGGCGAAGAGGGTGATCTCCCCCAGGAAGAAGGAATGGTGTACCGGGAAGGCCTTGCGCAAGACCTTCTGGTAGAGGCCCGTGAGGTCCAGGCGTTCGTCTAGCCATTTGTACATGCTTCCCTCCTAGACGTGACGGCAGAAGCCCGCTTCCGCCTTCACCCCCACCTCGCCCAGGAACTCCCCGGCGGCCACCAGGACGCCTTCTTCCACCTTAAGGGGAAGCTGGGGTAGAGGCCTGGGCGGGGGGCCAGCGATGACCCTGGCTCCGCGGGCGAGGTCATAGATTCCACCGTGGCAGGGACAAAGGCCTGCCTTCTTGTCCGCCACCCACTGGCTCACGATGCAGCCCAGGTGGGTACATACGGCGGAGTAGGCCACAATCCCTTCCACCCCGTTCTGGGCGGTTTCAGGGGAAAGCTCATCCGGGGTATACCGTACCACCAAGACGGTGTTCTTGGCCTCGCCGCTCTTCACCACCTTGGTCTTGGGGTCCATGGGGTAGGCCAGAACGAAGGGGTCGCCGGGCTTGAGCTCCTCAGGGCGGATGGGTTTAGGCTTACCCCCGCCTTGGGCGTAGACCAGGATGTCCCCCGGCTTCAAGGGTTCCTTCTCCGGGGTGACCTCGGCCTTGGGGCGCAGGCTCGCCCCCACGTAGAAGGCGGAAACCAGGGAGAGGCCGATTCCGGTGCCGATGGCGGCCTTAAGGAAAAGCCGCCTGCGGGATCTTTGCAAGCGAATCTCGCGCTCGTCCATGCTTCACCTCTCACCAGGGGAAGTGGCTCTTTTCCTCCTCGGTGACCACCTCGTCCCGGCCAAAGAACTTCTTGTAAATGCCCAAGAGGGCCGCCACCACCAGGCTGATGGCCCCAAAGACCAGGCCCTGGAGCCAGGTGGGGTTGTGCCCGGTCTGGGCGGAGTAAACGATGAGGCGCACGAAGAAACCGGAAAGGGCGGTGAGGAGGAGGACCAGGACTACCCCTACCGCTACAGGAGCCGTGGAGGGGGTTGGAAAGTGGCGGCCGGGGCGCAGCTCTACCCCCTCCAGCCAGTAGGAGACCAGGCCGATGAGGCTGTAGAGAAGGAAGACGGCGCCGAAGGCCATCAGGCCGATCTGGCCCACGGAAAGCTCCTCTGGGGTGTGGCCAAGGAGGCGGGCGATGTGGCGCCCATCCAGGTAGGCCATGTAGAAGAGGCCTGCGGCCAGGATGAGGGCGAAGGTGGGTACGATGGGGTCATTGCGGTACATGTCTTAGCCCTCCTTATTCCACTGGGCCGAAGTTGTTGCCGAAGCTGTTGCGGATGTAGGTGGCCACAGCCTTGAGTTCCTCATCCGAAAAGGCGGCGCCCACCGCCGGCATGGCCCCACGGCCGTTTTTGATGGTGTTCAGGACCAGCTGGGTATCTTTGAGGTTGGGATTTCCCGCCAGGGCGGGGAAGGCAGGGGGCATCCCCTGGCCGTTGGCCTGGTGGCAGGCGGCACAGTTGGCCTCGTAGATGGACTTACCCTTTTCCATGAGGGCTTGGTCCACGTTGGCGGCCTGGCCAGCGCCTTCCTTGGGGGCCTGGGCTTCCTGGGCCGGGGGGGCCACTTCAGCCACCACCTTCTCCGCCGTAGGGGAAAGGGCGAAGTAGGCCCAGATGCCGCCCAGCACGATCACCGAGGCCACCACGTACCAGATGGGGTTGAAGCGCACAGGCTCCACGGGGAAATCGGGTTCCCCCACGGCCAGGCGGAGCTCAAGGGTCCCTGCCACCTCCCCCCCCTCGTCCAGGCCCAGGACCATCACGTCGGGGTAGTTGTTAACGGTGAAGGGGATTTCTCGGACCTCCTGGCCTCCGCCGCGGAAGTGGGTCACCACCCGCAGGACATGCTCCCCGTCGGGGATCTTTCGGGTGTCCAGGTTGAGCCGGTAAGGAGGTTCCTTAAGAACCGCCAGGGGCTCGCTAGCCCCGTCTAGGTACACCTCAATCCGGTCTACGACCATTCTGCCTCCCTTTGTGAAGGGGGGTACAAACCCCCACTCCACTACTATAAGCGTACCCCGGCAAGGACAGATGTCCCCGCTCGTGGAGGGAGAGGCTTAGGAGGCAAGGAGGGCCTGCAGGCGGGAAAGGCTCTGGCGTACTCCTTGGATGTTCCCACCCACCTCGAGGGCCGCGGTGGCGGGGGAGCTCCTCAGCCGGGAGGACAGCCTTTCCCAGGGCACGGCTCCCGTGCCCACGGGCAGGTGGTCATCCCTGCGGGCGTGGTTGTCGTGGAGGTGCAGGTGGATGAGCCGGTCTCCCAGGGCCTCCCAGTAGAGGAAAGGACCCAGGGGACCCAGCTCCACCAGGGCGTGGCCCACATCCAGGCAGAAGCCGTACTGGGGGAAGCGGTCCAGGAGGGCCTTTAGCTCCTCCGGGCCCCGGAGGAGGTCCTCCTCGGAAAGGGCCAGGTTTTCCAAAGCCACGGGGAAGGGAAGGGGAAGGAGGGCGGAGAGGGTCTTTTCCAAGGCCTCCCGGGCCAGGCTTATGGCCATGGGGTGGCGCACGGGCACCTGGCCAGTGTGGAGCACGCCCACCTTGGCCCCCAGGGCCTCGCCAAACTCCAGGGCCCGCTTGAGGCGCTCCTCGGCCAGGGCGCGGACGCTGGGGATGAGGCTGGCTGGGTTCATCTCCACGAAGGGAAGGTGCAGGGTGAACCCCACCCCCAGGACTTCCCCCGTGGCCCGCAAGGTCTTGGCGTCGGGAAGGGGCAGGACCTCGTGCAGGTCGTAGGGAACCTCGAGGTCCAGCCCAAGCTCCGCCGCCAGGCGGAAGGCTTCCTCATAGCCCATCTCCGCATTGAAGGGACTGAAACCTAGGCGCATCCCTGCCATTTTAGGGTTTTTATGGAGGAGCTAACCCCTTCTCGCCCTATTGGGCCCCTTAGGTACTCCCAGACGTGGCTTGGAGGAGGGGTTTATCGGGGCCCCCACCCGGGCAGAGCCAGGGTGGGGTGGTATTACCGGATGGCCTCCGCCTTCCGCTGGGCTTCCTCCAGGGCCTTCTGGGGAGGAACCCCGCCCTTCAGGGTCTTTTCCAAGGCCTCTGCCAGGACGCTGGCCCAGGCGGAGAACTGGGGAAGGCGGGGGCGTTCCTGGGCGTGGGCGATCTGCTCAAAGGCCACCTTGCGGAAAGGGTTTTCCCGGTAGAAGCCCTCCAGGAGGGGGATGGCCGACTTGCGCACGGGCACGTAGTAGCTGGCCTGGACCCAGCGGGCCACGTTCTCGGGCTCCATCAGGTACCTCCAAAACTCCAGGGCGCCCCGCACCTGGGCCTCCGTGGCCCCTCGCAGGACCACCAACTGGGCCCCGCCCATGGGTACCTTGCCCCCGGGTTCCCGGGGTACCGGGGCCACCCCTAAGGTGAAGGCGAAGGAGAAGTTTTCCGCAGCGGGCCAGTTGGCGATGGAGGCCATGACCATCATCCCCTTGGTGCGCACGAAGTC is a window encoding:
- a CDS encoding sugar phosphate isomerase/epimerase family protein, whose translation is MRLGFSPFNAEMGYEEAFRLAAELGLDLEVPYDLHEVLPLPDAKTLRATGEVLGVGFTLHLPFVEMNPASLIPSVRALAEERLKRALEFGEALGAKVGVLHTGQVPVRHPMAISLAREALEKTLSALLPLPFPVALENLALSEEDLLRGPEELKALLDRFPQYGFCLDVGHALVELGPLGPFLYWEALGDRLIHLHLHDNHARRDDHLPVGTGAVPWERLSSRLRSSPATAALEVGGNIQGVRQSLSRLQALLAS
- a CDS encoding c-type cytochrome, encoding MVVDRIEVYLDGASEPLAVLKEPPYRLNLDTRKIPDGEHVLRVVTHFRGGGQEVREIPFTVNNYPDVMVLGLDEGGEVAGTLELRLAVGEPDFPVEPVRFNPIWYVVASVIVLGGIWAYFALSPTAEKVVAEVAPPAQEAQAPKEGAGQAANVDQALMEKGKSIYEANCAACHQANGQGMPPAFPALAGNPNLKDTQLVLNTIKNGRGAMPAVGAAFSDEELKAVATYIRNSFGNNFGPVE
- a CDS encoding alanine/glycine:cation symporter family protein; this translates as MDILALNEYLNRVVYGFPMKLVFLLVGAYLVIFQIRWFSAPLRMMRVSFSETLGAIRERAYGFGGQITPFQATMVALSATVGTGHLLGMLAAVLIGGPGAVFWMWLGYFFGTGTKFAEATLAVHFRRRYADGSVSGGPMYYLYRGLPRLRFLAYFFAFFAAVAAFGIGNLSQAGAVGGALAPLGVPPALVGLFLALLVGVVLGGGIVWVARFAQVVVPLKLLLFLVAVVPLLVVYGGQLPEALALVFQAAFNPEAALGGAAGYSLFAAINAGLGRGIFANEAGLGSAPIAHAQAQVDHPVRQGFWGVTEMFVSFLVTSLTALTFIASGLWREGGSAAEAAGALFQAHPLGGFVLAVTVAVFALGTMVSWGFYGEEAAAFLFGEGIRWPYRLTFAVLAFVGPLGGLEAFLAISDTLNGFMAIPNLLGLILLGPVVGRLVYGFFRGEPWIPPR
- a CDS encoding 30S ribosomal protein S1 translates to MEEKAIQVSEANLTPGQTFSMEEALQETEARLEKRVRPGQILTGKVVLVGSEGVAVDIGAKTEGTIPFNELTEKSLPEEELRALFKPGDQVRVQVIKVDPETGQVLLSRKRVEATEHWDRIRELYEKGEPVTVTVKEKVKGGVVADLDGVSAFIPASQLDLKRIPNLDAYVGQQILVKIIEFNRKKGRVLLSRRAVLEEEQKRAKEAFFQSLQPGQVVEGTVVDVTDFGAFVNLGPVDGLVHRSEITWGRFNHPKEVIHKGQKVRAQVVSVDPEKERVNLSIKALIPDPWTTVAEKYPVGSRVRGKVVGLTQFGAFVEVEPGLEGLIHISELSWTKRPKHPSEVVKEGDEVEAVVLRLDPSERRLSLGLKQTQPDPWQLLTEKYPPGTVVKGKITGITDFGVFVELEPGMEGLVHVSELDHGRIENPAALFKKGEEMEVVVLNIDPVEQRISLSRKRLLPPPPPKAEEERPRRAKGKEARGKRKPGPRRAVKEERREYEYGAVAEYNLYDASAVPTTGASVKLGDLYGDLLASLGLEEEKTS
- a CDS encoding M20 family metallopeptidase; translation: METLAWMQAKLPEFLKDLEAFVRRESPSKDLKGLMEAAAFLEEAFGPLQGRLSRKDTPLGPILLLKREGEGAPVLVLCHYDTVHPKGSFPEPFRVERDRAVGPGVYDMKGGIVALLYALRHAEATGRKLPSLEILFTPDEEIGSKESRPLIEAAARKARAVLVLEPPTSEGDLKVARKGVGLYRLKALGKAAHQGVEPEKGVNAILELAHQIVKVAALEDRAKGTTLGPNVVAGGTVSNVVAEEAWVEIDLRAWTLEEVKRVEEGLKNLTPILPGARLELSGGLNRPPMEPTAESLALFEKARAIGEALGLSLRPGRVGGGSDGNFTAALGVPTLDGLGLFGGDAHQKTEYVVVSEIPRRVALLAELLYAL
- a CDS encoding ubiquinol-cytochrome c reductase iron-sulfur subunit, with translation MDEREIRLQRSRRRLFLKAAIGTGIGLSLVSAFYVGASLRPKAEVTPEKEPLKPGDILVYAQGGGKPKPIRPEELKPGDPFVLAYPMDPKTKVVKSGEAKNTVLVVRYTPDELSPETAQNGVEGIVAYSAVCTHLGCIVSQWVADKKAGLCPCHGGIYDLARGARVIAGPPPRPLPQLPLKVEEGVLVAAGEFLGEVGVKAEAGFCRHV
- a CDS encoding cytochrome b, encoding MYKWLDERLDLTGLYQKVLRKAFPVHHSFFLGEITLFAFVVLVLTGIFLTLNFEPSIREVKLPDGRTVPAAYASVLYIDSLPFGAVIRSLHHWSAHVMIAAAFLHMLRILLSGAYKKPRELNYLVGLALLGLAVVTAFTGYALPYDNYAVTATRIGYGIANSIPWVGTTLAQVMFGGEFPGSEKSIPRLYSLHVLWLPLLLMALIGVHLAIMMKQKHTQPRYAERVAPGKILGVPMYPQQLVMMGILFALYVGIMTMIAGAFLAHPIEAFGPPTPNTPAVKPDWYFLWIYGILQIIPSSWEFHLFGATIGPEFIGGVVIPGILGLVGLLLPFVDTRKDKMRYMELPSEHPVRTSVILSLLVFFLMATLAGYKIDFQQQGSILGNNAVLWTLVLGGPLLTYIVSYTLLRIFYGKERIPHKA
- a CDS encoding YbaK/EbsC family protein, whose product is MNLSPSAKKVQRALEEKGFGHLRVVELPTSTRTAQEAAEAVGAEVGQIVKSLIFLGEKGAYLFLISGRNRLDPSKAQKVTGEALRRATPEEVRALTGYAIGGVPPVGHETPLPAFLDQDLLVYPLVWAAGGTPKALFSLTPEELLALTGAQVADLKEA